In a single window of the Bacillus clarus genome:
- a CDS encoding LacI family DNA-binding transcriptional regulator, translated as MAKTIADIAKLAGVAKSTVSRYLNGGYVSDKTKQKIESIIQETNFSPNTFAQSLKAKTTNLIGVIIPRLDSFATMKTLIGIDNTLQENNYQMLVANANQTIETEIQAVENFIKQKVAGIILLTKALTKEHQQIIDNSNIPILFVGQEYKDQYCLVHDDFDAAYELGAYVLSQGHRHIAYLGVEKDDISVGVNRKNGFQKAIENLEPTCIVSYYETTFRIEDAMKQVQHILDYDRPTIIVCATDNIALGAMKVIHSHSLSVPDDISVTGFGGYDISEMVHPSLTTIAFDYEYAGELAATSLSQLVENKAIPKILHSRYTLKIRESVDKI; from the coding sequence ATGGCTAAAACAATTGCAGATATCGCCAAATTAGCTGGGGTTGCAAAGAGCACTGTCTCTCGTTACCTAAACGGAGGATATGTAAGTGATAAAACAAAACAAAAAATTGAAAGTATTATTCAGGAAACAAATTTTTCTCCCAATACATTTGCTCAAAGTTTAAAAGCAAAAACAACAAATTTGATTGGTGTTATTATCCCCCGATTAGATTCCTTCGCTACAATGAAAACACTTATTGGGATTGATAATACGTTACAGGAAAATAATTATCAAATGCTTGTTGCAAATGCAAATCAAACAATCGAAACAGAAATCCAAGCGGTAGAAAATTTTATAAAGCAAAAAGTAGCTGGCATTATTTTATTAACAAAAGCTTTAACGAAGGAGCATCAACAAATCATTGATAATTCAAATATCCCTATTTTATTTGTTGGGCAAGAATATAAAGATCAATATTGCCTCGTTCACGATGATTTTGACGCTGCTTATGAGCTAGGAGCTTACGTATTATCACAAGGCCACCGGCATATTGCCTATTTAGGAGTAGAAAAAGATGATATTTCAGTTGGGGTTAATCGAAAAAATGGTTTTCAAAAGGCTATCGAGAATCTAGAACCCACTTGCATTGTTTCTTATTACGAAACAACTTTCCGAATAGAAGATGCAATGAAACAAGTACAACATATTTTAGATTATGACCGTCCTACTATTATTGTATGTGCTACAGATAATATCGCTCTTGGAGCAATGAAAGTCATTCACTCTCATTCCCTTTCTGTACCAGATGATATTTCTGTAACAGGATTCGGTGGATATGATATTTCTGAAATGGTGCACCCTAGCTTAACGACAATTGCATTTGACTATGAGTATGCTGGTGAGCTTGCTGCTACTTCTCTTTCACAGCTTGTTGAAAACAAAGCTATACCAAAAATTTTACACTCCCGCTATACATTAAAAATTCGAGAAAGCGTTGACAAAATTTAA
- a CDS encoding YhdB family protein gives MQTYNDYDKALYYTYCCNWDKLLVLMVQTNDQLFSKRIEHFLHAYQYSKELPEVDKQLQLLFQYIDHASQKSHIEEVEQMQM, from the coding sequence ATGCAAACATATAACGACTATGATAAAGCTCTCTATTACACATATTGTTGTAACTGGGATAAGCTGCTCGTTTTAATGGTTCAAACAAATGATCAATTATTTTCTAAGCGTATTGAGCATTTTCTACACGCTTATCAATACAGTAAAGAATTACCTGAAGTCGATAAACAACTGCAACTTCTATTTCAATATATTGACCATGCATCTCAAAAGTCACATATAGAAGAAGTAGAACAAATGCAAATGTAA
- a CDS encoding PCYCGC domain-containing protein, protein MKKYLFSLLAIISLILAGCDNAGSNDKKSSESKKEHDHASHTQQADIQEKTKGIDTLPTFLEKLDPQMKDIYAVAGQNAELLDWIPCYCGCGESVGHKNNKNCFIREIKKNGEVVWDSHATTCVNCLEIAVESASMKQKGKSTLEIRNYIDNKYKKGYGKPTPTPMPKA, encoded by the coding sequence ATGAAAAAATATTTATTTTCTCTTCTTGCGATAATTAGCCTCATTCTTGCAGGGTGCGATAATGCTGGCTCAAACGACAAAAAATCTTCTGAATCTAAAAAAGAACATGATCATGCATCGCACACTCAACAAGCTGACATTCAAGAAAAAACAAAAGGAATCGATACACTTCCAACCTTCCTAGAAAAGCTAGATCCACAAATGAAAGACATATACGCTGTGGCAGGACAAAATGCTGAATTATTAGATTGGATCCCTTGTTACTGCGGGTGCGGTGAAAGTGTAGGACATAAAAATAATAAAAACTGTTTTATTCGTGAAATCAAAAAAAATGGGGAAGTTGTTTGGGACTCCCATGCAACAACTTGTGTAAATTGCTTAGAAATCGCAGTTGAATCTGCTTCTATGAAACAAAAAGGAAAATCAACGCTTGAAATTCGCAACTACATTGATAATAAATATAAAAAAGGGTATGGCAAACCAACACCTACGCCAATGCCGAAAGCTTAA
- a CDS encoding DUF1540 domain-containing protein translates to MPEVRCSVSNCSFWGQGNFCQASAIVVQPDAQNADETATDSYTNTTLTGETLESSVATSVETCCQTFKPRY, encoded by the coding sequence ATGCCAGAAGTACGATGCTCTGTTTCCAATTGCTCATTTTGGGGACAAGGTAACTTTTGTCAAGCAAGTGCAATCGTTGTTCAGCCCGATGCACAAAATGCAGACGAAACTGCAACTGATTCTTATACAAATACAACGTTAACAGGTGAAACACTTGAAAGTTCGGTAGCAACAAGTGTTGAAACTTGTTGTCAAACGTTTAAGCCAAGATATTAA
- a CDS encoding thioredoxin family protein, with product MKKMLIFGGIIIVLLAAIFAVTQMEKKSATTKEKDYYSNKISLTDLRKNMEDKKDQTIYFYQTSCVHCQKVSPIVVPLAKDLNVDMKVIDIEKLDAAWDEYKIEGTPTIIHFKEGKEVSRISGEQSKENFKKWFEQTKK from the coding sequence ATGAAGAAAATGCTTATATTTGGCGGTATTATTATCGTCTTACTTGCAGCGATCTTTGCTGTAACACAAATGGAAAAGAAAAGTGCAACAACAAAGGAAAAAGATTACTATTCAAATAAAATTTCTCTTACAGATCTTCGTAAAAATATGGAAGATAAAAAAGATCAAACGATATACTTTTATCAAACATCATGCGTTCATTGCCAAAAAGTATCTCCTATTGTCGTACCTCTTGCAAAAGATTTAAACGTTGATATGAAAGTAATTGATATCGAAAAGTTAGATGCTGCTTGGGATGAGTATAAAATTGAGGGAACTCCGACAATTATTCATTTTAAAGAAGGTAAAGAAGTGAGCCGTATTAGTGGCGAACAATCGAAAGAAAACTTTAAAAAATGGTTTGAACAAACCAAGAAATAA
- a CDS encoding disulfide oxidoreductase has product MGREKKQEYALFIAWGASFIATLGSLYFSEIMKFEPCVLCWYQRIFMYPFVLWLGIAVVKKDYRIANYSLPIASIGACISLYHYAIQKVAVLSAAGAACGRVPCTGQYINWFGFITIPFLALIGFITIAICSFIVIKNK; this is encoded by the coding sequence ATGGGACGAGAAAAAAAGCAAGAATATGCTTTATTTATTGCATGGGGAGCTTCTTTTATCGCTACACTTGGAAGCTTATATTTTTCTGAAATTATGAAGTTTGAGCCTTGTGTACTTTGTTGGTATCAACGCATCTTTATGTATCCGTTTGTTTTATGGCTTGGTATTGCTGTCGTAAAAAAGGACTATCGCATCGCGAACTATTCTTTACCAATCGCTAGTATCGGTGCTTGTATTTCTTTATATCACTACGCAATTCAAAAAGTTGCAGTACTATCAGCTGCAGGAGCAGCATGTGGCCGAGTACCTTGTACGGGACAATACATAAATTGGTTCGGCTTTATTACAATCCCTTTTTTAGCGTTAATTGGCTTTATTACAATCGCTATTTGTAGCTTTATTGTAATTAAAAACAAATAA